A stretch of DNA from Oryzias melastigma strain HK-1 unplaced genomic scaffold, ASM292280v2 sc00293, whole genome shotgun sequence:
ACTagttaaccaatcacaaaactcaactgtaataccttctttcaacctgtaggggacagcacacagatggtttgagactataatattttaaaaagtggcaacagaaagcactttttaagccaaaaaaagtttctttactttttggttaccctttaaatgagGCGGTGCTTGCAGCACATGGTGTGAGGACGGACCGTCATGGAGATGTTTGTCCTGCAGCCTCTTCAAGCACGATGTGAGCAGTAACGCCCGGGccatgctgaagctgatgaacAGCGCAGACATGACCAAACACTCCCTCTCCTCTCTGGGATCCGCCAACTGCTTCGTGGATTCCCTGCACGACGGCATCGACTTTGAGTGCAACGTCTCCCGGTGAGCGTGCTTCCTGATTCCACGTGTTCCACCTTCAGAGTCAACTTCTTTAAGCTTTGATCCAGATCTCCTCTGTGGAGTATTAAAGCTTTGTTGAGCTGTTGTTGTCACGTTTTGTTCATCATCAAACGTTAAAGTAACTCAAACACGTCTGGATGTGGTTCGTTCACAGAGCTCGCTTTGAGCTGCTCTGCTCCTCCCTCTTCAACAAAAGcatccagccaatcaggactgTGCTGGAAGAGGCGGGGCTATCCACCTCAGACATCAACAAGGTAGGTCATGTGACATCCAATGTGTTAACTCTGGAACAGCTGTAGAAATTTTTGTTTACCTACTACAACTTTTTCTAGATGTAACTTgtagaagtgttttattttgaaagtgccCTCCTCCTTCCTGCTGCAGGTGGCTCTCTGTGGCGGCTCGGCCAGGATCCCTCGGCTGCAGCAGCTGATCCAGGAGATGTTTCCTGAGGTGGAGCTGCTGAGCTCGGCGCCTCCTGATGAGGTCATTGCCGTGGGAGCGGCTCTAGAAGCGGGCTTGCTGGTGGGCAGAGATGGCCTGGCACCGGAGGAGGAGTCCGTCGCCGTGGATGTTTCTGCTGCGGACATTTTACTAAAGGTGAATGAAAGTGAACTGAAGCATGTTCTTCAGATGAACCTGCTGGTGAAGCCCAAAGCTTTGGTGGACGTACAGGAGATCATGTTGGAGTCCATGATCGAGGGCAGCTTTAGGATTATTTCACAAGGAAGTGCAGCAGAAAAACCACATATAACGGTTcgtacttggaaccgaacttcagTGCCCAGCTCTAGTTTCAGGTCGTTacagtctagtgtgaacactgtatcCTAAAAGTGCCTTTGAAAACTGTGTGTTCATGCTCAGTGTAAATGTAGCTCTTTGGCCAGTTTTTCAGTCTGATGAACAGTCAGACCCTAAAGCAAACTGGATCCGTTTAGACCTGAACATCTCCTGGTTTGGTTGCAGGAGGTGGACGATGCTGGAGCGGAGACATTCACGCTTCTCCTTCCATCGGGAACTCCCCTTCCCGCCCGCAGACACCACAGCCTGCCTGCAGACGGACAGCTGTCCTCCCTCTGCCTGGAGATCTACCAGAGGTTCTCCTCGGAGCGGCCAGACCTGCTGTCCAAGGTacggagccggaatcgaaccgctgGCACCACACCCTCACTGTTTGATGTTTTCACCCGTCAAATGATAAAGATTAGCTTCAGATTTCTCAAACATTTGTGGGACTGGAAACATGGAATCCTCCATCAGCAGAGTGTGCGGCTCTAACAGGGTTGAGGGTTTGGTTCTGTCAGCAgacgctctggttctgctgcatGTGTCTTCCTGCTAGACGAAGAGGCGGTCCTGTCCTCCGGTTTATGCTCAGGATTACATCCATTCATGGACATTTGTTTAAAGCTGATTTGGGAAAAGAAACGCGAGACATGAAGCTTTTAATTCCTGTTGAagcgtttttcaaaataaatctacgGTGGCCGACATGGCTCACGCAAATGCAAAAGCCACAACTCAATGGCAAAAGCCGACAACACGATGACAAAACCGATAatatgacgacaaaagccaataaaacaatgacaaaacccCAAGCACAATAACACAAACCGGCAACAcgatgacaaaaaccaaaggCAAAcgcaacaacaaaagcagacaaGACAACACAACAAGCCAACAATACTTCAACAAAAGCCGAaaaacacgacaacaaaagcagaTAATACGacgacaaaagacacaacacccAGAGGCAAAAGTGCAATGACACAAGCCgacaacacaacaaaagccaaatcTAGTGAAAAAAGTCGAAgtacgacgacaaaagccacaacaagaTAACAAAGACCAGCAACACCGCTTAAGTCAGAGCACGGCGACAAAAACGGACAACACAACGACACAACCAAAGCATCACGACAAAAATCAAAGCAAGACAACACAAGCCGAAGCCGACGACGATTGGCGACTTTTTCTCTCCCGACCTCGAGCAAACGGAGCTTTCGAGGCTGCAGTACTTCAGCTCCATGGCTATGatgttttaatttcaaatccagacaacagtaaaagaacacaatagttaaatgaaaaacaaaaacatcaccccagttttatttttattcttcccctctcgggttaatgttCAAACTTTCAAGCAGCATCAATAGcttaaaactgaatgaaaaaagGTCTGTTATTCATTTGCGTTGTGAATCATGTACgttgtgttgttgcttttgtcgtAGTTTTGTGGCTCTTGCATTTATGTGAGTGGTGTCGGCCTCCATTCCAAACTAACATGTAGCATCAATTATAAACTATCCTGTGATTGTAAGACCAAGGATCTCACTTTATCATCAGAGTACAGCTGAGCTTATAGAAGCAGCTTCCATTCTCTCTCCTTAGAGTCAGAGCATTTCAAGTAGAATTTTTCAATCAGTAATACGACTAATCACGACGTCTGTGTGATAGATTGTGATGAAAGCTGTAATAGTCACAGTAATCGGATCTCTGTGTCAGATGATCCTCAGAGAGCTGCAGCCCGTGCAGGACAACCGCTGCATTGACGCCGTGGTGACCATGAAGAGGTGAGAACCCCTCCGTCCGTGCACGCCGCGCCCCTACGTCTGTCGTTGACCTCCATGTTCTCCGTGTCTCAGGGACGGCTCTCTCCATGTCTCCTGTGTGGACCGGAGCAGCGGAAGGTCGGAGGCCGTCACCATCGCTGCTGCGGCTGTATGACGGCGCAGTGACGTTTTGATACTCAATAAACAGCATGAAGAGAAGGTTCCTGCACTCGCTCATTTCAGTCAGTCGTTTAAATAACGATGTTGAAGGTATAATTCATGGTtggtcaaatatttttaatcagttATAAGGTTTaaatgggttaaaaataaaagtacaatttacatttttattatggcTG
This window harbors:
- the hspa14 gene encoding heat shock 70 kDa protein 14 isoform X2, producing MSAIGVHFGYTCACVAIFKDGRADVVANDAGDRVTPAVVGFRDTEQIVGLAAKQGRIRNAANTVVKVKQMLGRRFDDPETQAHQTETKCQVISKEGKPYYEITAGQQPEHVAPEDVAKLIFSKMRETAQSALGSDTSEAVITVPFEFAQAQKRALREAAEAAGFRVLRMIHEPAAALLAYDVGQDSSSGKSHVLVYKLGGTSLSVTVLQINGGIFRVLSTKTDHGIGGESFTQALAQHLASEFKRLFKHDVSSNARAMLKLMNSADMTKHSLSSLGSANCFVDSLHDGIDFECNVSRARFELLCSSLFNKSIQPIRTVLEEAGLSTSDINKVALCGGSARIPRLQQLIQEMFPEVELLSSAPPDEVIAVGAALEAGLLVGRDGLAPEEESVAVDVSAADILLKEVDDAGAETFTLLLPSGTPLPARRHHSLPADGQLSSLCLEIYQRFSSERPDLLSKMILRELQPVQDNRCIDAVVTMKRDGSLHVSCVDRSSGRSEAVTIAAAAV
- the hspa14 gene encoding heat shock 70 kDa protein 14 isoform X3, which codes for MLGRRFDDPETQAHQTETKCQVISKEGKPYYEITAGQQPEHVAPEDVAKLIFSKMRETAQSALGSDTSEAVITVPFEFAQAQKRALREAAEAAGFRVLRMIHEPAAALLAYDVGQDSSSGKSHVLVYKLGGTSLSVTVLQINGGIFRVLSTKTDHGIGGESFTQALAQHLASEFKRLFKHDVSSNARAMLKLMNSADMTKHSLSSLGSANCFVDSLHDGIDFECNVSRARFELLCSSLFNKSIQPIRTVLEEAGLSTSDINKVALCGGSARIPRLQQLIQEMFPEVELLSSAPPDEVIAVGAALEAGLLVGRDGLAPEEESVAVDVSAADILLKEVDDAGAETFTLLLPSGTPLPARRHHSLPADGQLSSLCLEIYQRFSSERPDLLSKMILRELQPVQDNRCIDAVVTMKRDGSLHVSCVDRSSGRSEAVTIAAAAV